One window of Mediterraneibacter butyricigenes genomic DNA carries:
- a CDS encoding D-2-hydroxyacid dehydrogenase translates to MRIVILDGYTENPGDLSWEKLNEYGEVIIFDRTENKEEIILKRIEGAEIIITNKTPISKKIIEASKDLKLICVLATGYDVVDVIEAKAAGVTVCNVPSYGTDSVAQYSIALLLEICCHIGHHNDTVQEGVWSKCVDWCYWDYPLIELAGKTMGIIGFGRIGQAEGKIARALGMNVIAYDVNCNESGKKLAEYVDLDALYEKSDVISLHCNLTRDNQQMINKDSIAKMKDGVIIINNSRGGLINEQELADALKSGKVRAAGLDVVSTEPIAEDNPLLNIENCLITPHISWASIECRQRIMETTLSNIEAYLQKKAINVVF, encoded by the coding sequence ATGAGAATTGTGATATTAGATGGATATACAGAAAACCCAGGGGATTTGAGCTGGGAAAAACTAAATGAATATGGCGAGGTTATTATTTTCGATCGCACAGAAAATAAGGAAGAAATAATTTTGAAACGGATTGAGGGAGCAGAAATTATAATTACAAATAAAACGCCGATTTCAAAAAAAATTATAGAGGCTTCAAAAGATTTAAAGCTAATTTGCGTCTTAGCTACTGGATATGATGTCGTTGATGTTATTGAGGCAAAAGCGGCTGGAGTAACAGTATGCAATGTTCCAAGTTATGGTACTGATTCAGTAGCTCAATATTCAATAGCTCTTTTACTGGAAATATGTTGTCATATTGGTCATCATAATGATACCGTTCAAGAAGGTGTTTGGTCAAAATGTGTAGATTGGTGTTATTGGGATTATCCGTTGATTGAATTGGCAGGGAAAACGATGGGAATTATTGGTTTTGGAAGAATTGGTCAGGCAGAGGGGAAAATTGCTCGGGCTTTAGGAATGAATGTAATTGCGTATGATGTGAACTGTAATGAAAGTGGGAAAAAATTAGCAGAGTATGTAGATTTGGATGCACTGTATGAAAAAAGTGATGTGATTAGTTTACACTGTAATTTGACAAGGGATAACCAACAAATGATTAATAAGGATTCCATTGCTAAAATGAAAGATGGAGTGATTATTATTAACAACTCACGAGGTGGATTGATAAATGAGCAAGAATTAGCAGATGCTCTTAAAAGTGGTAAGGTGAGAGCAGCAGGTTTGGATGTTGTTTCTACAGAACCCATTGCAGAGGATAATCCATTATTAAATATTGAGAATTGTTTGATTACGCCGCATATATCATGGGCGTCCATAGAATGTCGTCAGCGTATTATGGAGACAACACTTTCTAATATAGAAGCTTATTTACAAAAGAAAGCAATTAATGTTGTATTTTAG
- a CDS encoding glycyl-radical enzyme activating protein, translated as MESGIIFDIQNLSLHDGPGLRTTVFFKGCPLRCLWCANPESQSSQPEMMYYSDKCVHCMACKEVCPTGAVFTRKGCIGCGKCMEVCMYCARKLVGKSMTSDQVMEEIRKDSMLYKESDGGVTFSGGEVLRQPMFLLEIIKQCKHERIHTLLDTTAYCSQEIFNEVLKYIDLVYVDLKCASDSEHKKMTGVSNSNILKNIQFMDKIGKAFEIRMPIIPGYNDSMQILETDIRFIKTLETKPKVWLLPFHAFGKTKYETLGMKWPMGDKKNMDRDELKTIANLFVEYGIDTKIQ; from the coding sequence ATGGAATCAGGTATTATATTTGATATTCAAAATCTTTCATTGCATGACGGTCCAGGTCTGAGAACTACAGTGTTTTTTAAAGGATGCCCATTACGATGTTTATGGTGTGCAAACCCAGAGTCACAAAGTAGTCAACCAGAAATGATGTATTATAGCGATAAATGTGTACACTGTATGGCATGTAAAGAGGTTTGTCCTACGGGTGCGGTATTTACAAGGAAAGGGTGTATTGGATGTGGCAAATGCATGGAAGTATGTATGTATTGTGCCAGAAAGTTGGTTGGTAAATCAATGACATCAGATCAGGTGATGGAAGAGATAAGAAAAGACTCCATGCTTTATAAAGAGTCGGACGGTGGAGTGACATTCAGTGGAGGTGAGGTATTAAGGCAACCAATGTTTTTATTGGAAATTATCAAGCAATGTAAGCATGAGCGTATTCATACTTTGCTTGATACAACGGCATATTGTAGTCAGGAAATTTTTAATGAGGTATTAAAGTATATTGATTTGGTATATGTTGATCTGAAGTGTGCATCAGATTCAGAACATAAAAAAATGACCGGAGTGTCAAATTCAAATATTTTAAAAAATATACAGTTTATGGATAAGATTGGAAAAGCGTTTGAAATAAGAATGCCGATTATTCCTGGATATAATGATTCGATGCAGATATTGGAAACTGATATTCGGTTTATAAAAACGCTAGAGACGAAACCAAAAGTGTGGCTCTTGCCATTTCACGCATTTGGAAAAACAAAATATGAGACCCTTGGCATGAAATGGCCTATGGGGGATAAAAAAAATATGGATCGCGATGAATTGAAAACAATAGCAAATTTATTTGTTGAGTATGGTATCGATACAAAAATTCAATAG
- a CDS encoding PTS sugar transporter subunit IIB, giving the protein MYKIMTICVNGVGTSIMAKKLVSNSISELGYNIKDIEIDETSFSKVETVSCDLLITTAGLGERIPDSVRSHIDVVTVVNMISGKEKMKEALKPYLEKAANDGLISKK; this is encoded by the coding sequence ATGTATAAAATCATGACAATTTGTGTAAATGGAGTTGGTACTAGCATAATGGCAAAAAAACTTGTTTCAAATAGTATTTCTGAACTTGGGTATAATATTAAAGATATAGAAATTGATGAGACTTCTTTTTCGAAAGTTGAAACAGTATCTTGTGATTTGCTTATAACAACGGCGGGGCTGGGAGAACGAATTCCCGATAGTGTTAGATCACATATCGATGTCGTTACTGTTGTGAATATGATAAGTGGAAAAGAGAAGATGAAAGAAGCTTTAAAGCCGTATTTGGAAAAAGCAGCAAATGATGGTCTGATTTCGAAAAAATAA
- a CDS encoding PTS transporter subunit IIC has translation MNSINTVIDWLFANVIGENAIFLGLIALLGLLLQKKNGREILTGVVKTILGYYIFTAGSNLAISAIQIINTVLTPSLGVESGIVQTSGTFMIYLAEGMKYLSPRIMPLFIVSWFVHILLVRVFNKYFKAVYLTIHKALEFMCIFMIFFYSVMGWKGIMLYVPVVAFSALWWSISPMLTYKTSMEMTEGGFCLGHGNQFGAFIADKIGGFFGDPEKDDTNNLQLPGFLNIFSDSTLNLTISMIVTFLVTWIIVVFIGNPTALATLNESAGEYNSFVYMIIQGFKFGAGAVILLQGINMFLSSLVPAFQGISEKLIPGSVPAVDCIAYFGFSPISVILSFVSYLGAGILCTVFCLIFKTPIFLFFAVPSAFFDSASIGVFANYKGGWKAVIVVGFICGLISHIFGGVLAYSMGILAEGIAAPSIDSNFIPSIIFMIFRLFK, from the coding sequence ATGAATAGTATAAATACAGTAATAGATTGGTTATTTGCTAATGTAATTGGGGAAAATGCTATTTTTTTAGGCTTAATTGCATTATTAGGATTATTACTCCAAAAGAAGAATGGACGGGAAATTCTTACAGGTGTTGTTAAAACGATATTAGGATACTATATCTTTACAGCAGGAAGCAATCTTGCTATTTCTGCAATACAAATTATCAACACTGTATTAACCCCTTCATTGGGCGTTGAAAGCGGAATTGTACAAACTAGTGGAACATTTATGATATATTTAGCAGAGGGAATGAAATATTTGTCTCCAAGAATTATGCCTTTGTTTATTGTTTCGTGGTTTGTACACATCTTACTTGTTAGGGTATTTAATAAGTATTTTAAAGCTGTTTATTTAACAATTCATAAAGCTCTGGAATTTATGTGCATTTTTATGATTTTTTTCTATTCAGTTATGGGCTGGAAAGGAATTATGTTATATGTTCCTGTGGTTGCGTTTTCAGCATTGTGGTGGAGCATTTCACCAATGTTGACATACAAAACATCGATGGAAATGACAGAGGGAGGTTTCTGTCTGGGACATGGTAATCAGTTTGGAGCATTTATTGCAGATAAAATAGGTGGATTTTTTGGCGATCCAGAAAAAGATGACACAAATAACTTACAATTACCGGGGTTTTTGAATATATTTAGCGACTCAACATTAAATTTGACTATTTCTATGATTGTTACATTTTTGGTAACTTGGATTATTGTAGTATTTATTGGAAACCCAACAGCCTTAGCTACATTAAATGAGTCGGCAGGTGAATACAATTCTTTTGTTTATATGATTATTCAAGGATTTAAATTTGGAGCAGGTGCGGTTATTTTGTTGCAGGGTATAAATATGTTTTTATCATCGTTGGTTCCTGCTTTTCAGGGGATTTCCGAAAAACTTATTCCTGGAAGTGTACCAGCAGTGGACTGTATTGCATATTTTGGATTTTCTCCGATATCAGTTATTTTGTCCTTTGTTTCGTATCTGGGGGCAGGAATTTTGTGTACTGTATTTTGTCTGATATTTAAAACTCCAATTTTCTTGTTTTTCGCTGTACCTTCAGCATTTTTTGATTCAGCGTCTATTGGTGTATTTGCAAATTATAAGGGCGGTTGGAAAGCTGTAATCGTAGTTGGTTTTATTTGCGGATTAATTTCGCATATATTTGGAGGTGTTTTGGCTTATTCCATGGGAATTCTGGCAGAAGGGATTGCGGCACCATCTATTGACAGTAACTTTATTCCAAGCATTATTTTTATGATTTTTAGATTATTTAAATAA
- a CDS encoding PTS sugar transporter subunit IIA, which produces MNNIYCKTNLSADSWQDSIRKAALPLIQNNYIEKRYIDSMICSVLEYGPYIVIDKGIALAHARPNDGVLKTGIALATFTPAVKFGSENDPVKIMIVLAAAGDNEHVELLAFIADLLGDENSIKEILSATDDEQLNSKVRGICYE; this is translated from the coding sequence GTGAATAATATTTATTGCAAAACAAACTTATCTGCAGATTCCTGGCAGGATTCGATTAGAAAGGCAGCACTTCCTTTAATACAGAACAATTACATTGAGAAACGCTATATTGATAGTATGATTTGTTCTGTGCTAGAATATGGCCCTTATATTGTCATAGATAAGGGAATTGCTCTGGCACATGCCAGGCCAAATGATGGGGTGTTAAAAACTGGAATTGCATTAGCAACATTTACACCGGCAGTAAAATTTGGCTCTGAGAATGATCCTGTTAAAATTATGATAGTTTTAGCGGCAGCAGGAGATAATGAACATGTGGAATTGCTGGCGTTTATTGCAGATCTTTTAGGTGATGAAAATAGTATTAAAGAGATTCTTAGTGCAACAGATGATGAACAATTAAACAGTAAAGTGAGAGGTATATGCTATGAATAG
- a CDS encoding pyruvate formate lyase family protein, whose protein sequence is MATITVKTVTNAERENIRRCMEEYPDPIGAKNWKVDDALIQEIKDLKKSERLERMRQTYLNSRQQIYIKDRCKLINKSYKETVGEDVNIRSAKALAEVLENYPVTIREDELIVGSVTPTMRGCLWFPEVSDWLIDEIDTICTREYNPTFISEEDKEYYLKEVHPYWKDRCSFASIQKQLPDEVREKQNYGLWSCGIGMQQHVGHILSLDKHRLERGIGWYKERAQELIDTTDKSDPQYIDKYHYWKSIIIICDAIHMFALRYSAEAKRQAEKTQNEKRKKELLLISDTLKKVPWGKPDTFYEAVQSAWFMQLIYYYENNSVAQSPGRIDQKFYEYFKKDVIDGKELSLEAAKEILCSYWIKIAETNKVYTEAESRFRTGNPMFQNISLGGEDEKGNCAINELSYLCLKVEEFVHLDQPNTGVWIDKSATKDFIETALKVVGTGGGKPMFLGSESRIQHFKNLCGLPEEAARKNDSVCCSFMWNPYLPNMDHCADINPGVALEYVFTNGKDRKTGKQIGPMTGDPTKFKSVKEIFSALVKQIEYGIQMACLHASTIYKVWEEMFPAPYTSMFQGTCLTDGKDITKGGSLGHMSATQVSVGLVNVIDSLAAIEKVVFDEKNVTMTELIRALDSNFNGYEHLQAELLKAPKYGNDDEYADRWIPRIQKVLDHTYLNYPMRFGRLRKNPVYIHLSAGVLYGSMIGATPDGRKSGMPLAEGGISPMQGLELKGPSASMRSASKWDYEEINSVVYNQKFHPRTFENQDDIAKLATLVKIFLSKMGQHNNGTAHIQINVVSAETLRDAQKNPENYRDLIIRVAGYTAFFTEISRDLQDDLIARVEFERVN, encoded by the coding sequence ATGGCAACCATAACAGTTAAGACAGTAACAAATGCAGAACGGGAAAATATTCGTCGCTGTATGGAAGAGTATCCAGATCCTATTGGAGCAAAAAACTGGAAGGTCGATGACGCTCTGATTCAAGAAATTAAAGATCTTAAGAAGAGTGAGCGGCTTGAACGGATGAGGCAGACCTATTTGAATTCAAGACAGCAAATTTATATTAAGGATCGTTGCAAGCTTATTAATAAAAGTTACAAAGAAACAGTTGGCGAAGATGTGAATATTCGAAGTGCAAAGGCTTTGGCAGAAGTTTTGGAGAATTACCCAGTCACTATTCGTGAGGATGAACTGATTGTAGGGTCTGTTACTCCGACGATGAGAGGCTGCCTGTGGTTTCCGGAAGTATCGGATTGGCTGATTGATGAAATTGATACAATATGCACGAGGGAATATAACCCGACCTTTATTTCAGAGGAAGATAAGGAATATTATTTGAAAGAGGTACATCCGTATTGGAAAGACAGATGTAGTTTTGCCAGCATTCAGAAGCAGCTTCCTGATGAAGTGAGAGAAAAACAAAATTATGGCCTGTGGAGTTGTGGAATTGGTATGCAACAACATGTGGGACATATCCTATCGTTAGACAAACATCGCCTGGAAAGAGGAATTGGCTGGTATAAAGAGAGGGCACAGGAATTAATTGATACCACTGATAAATCAGATCCTCAATATATCGACAAGTATCATTATTGGAAATCGATTATCATAATTTGTGATGCAATTCATATGTTTGCCCTTCGGTATTCTGCTGAGGCAAAGCGGCAAGCAGAAAAAACACAGAATGAAAAGAGAAAAAAGGAACTATTATTGATTTCTGATACGTTAAAAAAGGTTCCATGGGGAAAACCAGATACATTTTATGAAGCGGTTCAGTCAGCATGGTTTATGCAATTGATCTATTATTATGAGAATAATTCGGTTGCGCAATCTCCAGGACGTATTGACCAGAAGTTTTATGAATATTTTAAAAAAGATGTAATAGATGGAAAGGAGCTATCGCTAGAAGCAGCGAAAGAAATACTTTGTAGTTATTGGATCAAGATTGCAGAAACAAATAAAGTATATACAGAAGCTGAATCAAGATTCAGAACAGGTAATCCCATGTTCCAAAATATCAGTCTGGGTGGAGAAGATGAGAAAGGGAATTGTGCAATTAATGAACTGAGCTATTTGTGTCTGAAAGTAGAAGAATTTGTGCACCTGGATCAGCCTAATACTGGGGTTTGGATTGATAAATCCGCAACTAAGGATTTCATTGAAACAGCATTGAAGGTCGTTGGAACAGGAGGAGGAAAGCCAATGTTTTTGGGAAGCGAATCCAGAATCCAACATTTTAAAAATTTATGTGGATTACCAGAAGAAGCTGCAAGAAAAAATGATTCTGTTTGTTGCTCTTTCATGTGGAATCCTTACTTGCCCAATATGGATCATTGCGCAGATATTAATCCTGGGGTCGCACTGGAGTATGTGTTTACAAATGGAAAAGATAGAAAAACGGGCAAACAGATTGGTCCGATGACTGGGGATCCTACAAAATTTAAGTCTGTAAAAGAAATTTTTAGTGCGTTAGTAAAACAGATTGAATATGGAATTCAAATGGCATGTCTACATGCAAGTACGATATATAAGGTTTGGGAAGAAATGTTCCCTGCACCATATACATCGATGTTTCAGGGGACATGTTTGACGGATGGAAAAGATATTACAAAAGGCGGTTCGCTGGGACACATGAGCGCCACACAGGTTTCCGTAGGACTGGTCAATGTCATTGATTCTTTGGCGGCAATTGAGAAAGTGGTATTTGATGAAAAAAATGTTACCATGACAGAACTGATTAGGGCTTTAGATAGTAATTTTAATGGATATGAACATTTGCAAGCGGAATTGCTTAAGGCACCAAAATATGGAAATGATGATGAATATGCGGATCGGTGGATTCCGAGAATTCAGAAGGTCTTAGATCATACATATCTTAATTATCCAATGCGGTTTGGACGCCTGAGAAAAAATCCAGTGTATATCCATCTTTCAGCTGGAGTCCTGTATGGAAGTATGATTGGTGCTACACCAGATGGAAGGAAGAGTGGAATGCCATTGGCTGAAGGGGGAATTTCCCCAATGCAGGGATTGGAACTCAAAGGTCCATCTGCTTCTATGAGAAGTGCTTCAAAATGGGATTATGAGGAAATTAATTCTGTAGTGTATAATCAGAAATTTCATCCACGTACATTTGAAAATCAAGATGATATTGCAAAATTAGCTACTTTAGTAAAAATCTTTTTGTCAAAAATGGGACAGCACAACAATGGGACAGCGCATATACAGATAAATGTTGTTTCGGCAGAAACGTTGAGAGATGCGCAGAAAAACCCGGAGAATTACAGGGATTTGATTATACGAGTAGCTGGCTATACTGCGTTTTTTACTGAAATTTCGCGTGATTTACAGGATGATTTGATTGCAAGAGTTGAATTTGAAAGAGTTAATTAG
- a CDS encoding class II fructose-bisphosphate aldolase, protein MLVNTKNILEEAKKGGYAVGAFNLLSHPTVEAILNVAEETNTPVIVQINDWVDPNLAIARRKSQFEADTFMNYLVDRCKASPVPVAINLDHCKTYEGCMRGIKWGCTSVMIDGSELPVEENIKLTKAVVNTAHACGVSVEAEIGHVGGRADDTVKEDVYTTVEEANLFYKKTGVDMLAVSIGTTHGVYLKKPKLNFDRISELNKNISIPLVMHGGSGLTPGDYIECAKRGITKINFATYMFMEGGKYIKETLEKNADKPAEFNTLLKAGIEGQKAIIREHIEYFGTKKYDEIFRQ, encoded by the coding sequence ATGTTAGTAAATACAAAAAATATCTTAGAGGAGGCAAAAAAAGGAGGATATGCAGTGGGGGCATTTAACCTGTTGTCACATCCTACTGTAGAAGCAATCTTAAATGTTGCTGAAGAGACAAACACACCTGTAATTGTTCAAATTAATGATTGGGTTGATCCGAATTTAGCGATTGCCCGCCGCAAATCTCAGTTTGAAGCGGATACTTTTATGAACTATTTGGTTGACCGATGTAAAGCGTCTCCAGTTCCTGTTGCTATAAACCTGGATCACTGTAAAACATATGAGGGGTGTATGCGTGGCATTAAGTGGGGATGTACATCTGTTATGATTGATGGATCGGAGTTACCCGTAGAAGAAAATATCAAATTGACAAAAGCGGTTGTAAATACAGCTCATGCTTGTGGGGTTTCTGTGGAAGCAGAAATTGGACATGTTGGTGGACGTGCGGATGACACCGTGAAAGAAGATGTTTACACCACAGTGGAAGAAGCAAATCTGTTTTATAAAAAGACGGGAGTTGATATGCTGGCTGTATCTATAGGTACAACACATGGAGTATATTTAAAAAAACCAAAGTTGAATTTTGATAGAATTAGTGAATTGAATAAAAACATTTCGATTCCATTGGTCATGCATGGCGGAAGTGGATTAACGCCAGGTGATTATATTGAATGTGCAAAACGTGGTATTACAAAGATTAATTTTGCAACATATATGTTTATGGAAGGCGGCAAGTATATAAAAGAGACACTTGAAAAGAATGCGGATAAACCAGCCGAATTTAATACACTATTGAAAGCGGGAATAGAAGGTCAAAAAGCAATTATTCGTGAGCATATCGAATATTTTGGTACAAAGAAATATGATGAAATTTTCAGACAATAA
- a CDS encoding NAD(P)-dependent oxidoreductase, with product MKYGFIGLGNMGHFMAKHCIDAGYEMIVSSNTVYQKELDEMVEKGAVKTDSNVEIGKSAERVFLCLPNEDIVEEVIKEIVEVEDSKVREIYDFSTVGPNFSKRQGKNGETKGYAYYDCPIAGGVIGAESGTLSIMIGCEEKEFEKVKEIVSPMGKNIMHAGALGSGSATKMFNNYLGGADLVACCEVMVMAKQLDMDVERLFSIINKSTGRNFATENAIPGFLKNRNFIPGFATDLFYKDINIALQTADELKLPVSIGPATLHAFGATRAMGFGKEHSIAVVKYYEALANVKVNEEKN from the coding sequence ATGAAATATGGATTTATTGGCTTGGGAAATATGGGGCATTTTATGGCTAAACACTGTATCGATGCCGGTTATGAAATGATAGTTTCATCAAACACAGTATATCAAAAAGAGCTTGATGAAATGGTGGAAAAAGGTGCGGTTAAAACGGATTCTAATGTTGAAATTGGAAAAAGTGCAGAACGGGTGTTTTTATGTTTGCCTAATGAAGATATTGTGGAAGAGGTAATTAAAGAAATTGTAGAAGTTGAGGATTCTAAAGTCCGAGAAATTTACGACTTTAGTACAGTGGGACCTAATTTTTCTAAAAGACAGGGGAAAAATGGGGAGACAAAAGGATATGCATATTATGACTGCCCGATTGCAGGAGGAGTTATTGGGGCAGAATCAGGGACTTTGTCCATTATGATAGGATGTGAGGAGAAAGAGTTTGAAAAAGTAAAAGAGATTGTATCTCCTATGGGCAAAAACATTATGCATGCAGGGGCGCTTGGAAGTGGGTCGGCTACCAAAATGTTTAATAATTACTTAGGAGGAGCAGATTTAGTTGCTTGTTGCGAAGTAATGGTTATGGCGAAGCAGTTAGATATGGATGTAGAAAGATTATTTTCAATTATAAATAAGAGTACTGGACGTAACTTTGCAACCGAGAATGCGATTCCAGGCTTTCTGAAAAATAGAAATTTTATTCCGGGGTTTGCAACGGATTTATTTTATAAAGACATTAATATTGCGTTACAGACAGCCGATGAGTTGAAATTGCCTGTATCAATTGGACCAGCTACTTTGCATGCTTTTGGAGCAACCCGCGCAATGGGATTTGGAAAGGAACATAGTATTGCAGTTGTTAAGTATTATGAGGCACTGGCTAATGTGAAAGTAAATGAAGAAAAAAATTAG